Proteins encoded by one window of Blautia faecicola:
- a CDS encoding vWA domain-containing protein, translating to MRKNLTEIVFILDRSGSMSGLERDTIGGFNSMIEQQKKAEGEALISTVLFDNVSEVLHDRVNVRDIRPMTDRDYTVRGCTALLDAIGGAIHHIGNVHKYARPEDVPEHTMFVITTDGMENASRRYSSEKVKQMIERQKAKYGWEFLFLGANIDAVETASHFGIGADRAVNYQCDSEGTALNYEVVSEAISSVRCSAPLSADWKKRIDEDYKKRGGGKHK from the coding sequence ATGAGAAAGAATTTAACAGAGATCGTTTTTATCTTAGACCGCAGCGGTTCCATGAGCGGACTGGAAAGGGATACCATCGGCGGATTCAATTCCATGATTGAGCAGCAGAAAAAAGCAGAGGGCGAAGCACTGATCTCAACAGTGCTGTTTGACAATGTGAGCGAAGTCCTGCACGACCGTGTAAATGTAAGGGACATCCGACCGATGACTGACCGTGATTACACGGTTCGCGGATGCACGGCACTCTTAGATGCGATCGGCGGTGCGATCCATCACATTGGAAATGTTCATAAGTACGCAAGACCGGAGGATGTGCCGGAACACACCATGTTTGTAATCACTACGGACGGAATGGAAAATGCCAGCCGTCGGTACAGCAGCGAAAAAGTGAAGCAGATGATCGAGCGGCAGAAAGCAAAATACGGATGGGAGTTTTTGTTCCTTGGTGCCAATATTGATGCGGTAGAGACCGCAAGCCATTTCGGAATCGGTGCAGATCGTGCAGTCAACTATCAGTGCGACAGTGAAGGAACTGCGTTGAATTATGAGGTGGTCAGCGAAGCAATCAGCTCCGTCCGGTGCAGTGCCCCGCTGAGCGCAGACTGGAAAAAGCGTATAGACGAGGACTACAAAAAGCGTGGAGGCGGCAAGCACAAGTAA
- a CDS encoding vWA domain-containing protein produces the protein MRKNLTEIVFILDRSGSMSGLERDTIGGFNSMIEQQKKAEGEALISTVLFDNVSEVLHCLC, from the coding sequence ATGAGAAAGAATTTAACAGAGATCGTTTTTATCTTAGACCGCAGCGGTTCCATGAGCGGACTGGAACGGGACACCATCGGCGGATTCAATTCTATGATTGAGCAGCAGAAAAAAGCAGAGGGCGAAGCACTGATCTCAACGGTGCTGTTTGACAACGTGAGCGAAGTTCTGCACTGCCTCTGTTGA
- a CDS encoding O-acetyl-ADP-ribose deacetylase: MPLQIIRNDITKMSVDAIVNAANTSLLGGGGVDGCIHRAAGPELLAECSTLYGCETGSAKITKGYRLPCKYVIHAVGPRWRDGKHREQELLESCYRTSLKLAKENSCQSVAFPLISSGVYGYPKDQALKVAVDTISTFLLENEIMVYIVVFDRKTYQISGKLFADIAAYIDDRYVDEHTDSRSEQRRRLEALSEESCFEAASVPLPPEAICKSCSSQSLEEALGQMDESFSEMLLRKIDESGMTDTQCYKKANIDRKLFSKIRSDKFYKPSKPTVLAFALALELPLAQMQEMLGKAGFTLSRSSKFDIIVEYFVERGNYNVYEINEALFAFDQSLIGA; the protein is encoded by the coding sequence ATGCCATTACAGATTATCAGAAACGATATTACAAAAATGAGCGTTGACGCAATCGTCAATGCTGCCAACACTTCTCTTTTGGGCGGCGGCGGTGTGGACGGCTGTATTCATCGTGCCGCCGGACCGGAGCTGCTTGCAGAGTGCAGTACGCTATATGGCTGCGAGACCGGAAGTGCAAAAATCACAAAGGGGTACCGTTTACCCTGCAAATATGTGATCCATGCAGTCGGCCCGCGCTGGCGGGATGGCAAGCATCGGGAGCAGGAACTTCTGGAATCCTGTTATCGGACATCTTTGAAACTGGCGAAAGAAAATAGCTGTCAGTCGGTGGCCTTTCCGCTGATTTCCTCCGGTGTTTACGGCTATCCAAAAGACCAGGCTCTGAAGGTCGCAGTCGATACCATCAGTACGTTCCTGCTGGAAAATGAGATAATGGTCTACATCGTTGTCTTTGACCGAAAAACATATCAGATTAGCGGAAAACTGTTTGCCGATATCGCGGCGTACATAGATGACCGGTATGTGGATGAACATACTGACAGCCGGTCAGAACAGAGACGGCGGCTCGAAGCATTGTCAGAGGAATCCTGTTTTGAAGCTGCATCTGTTCCGCTGCCGCCCGAAGCAATCTGTAAATCTTGCAGCAGTCAATCTCTGGAAGAGGCACTGGGGCAGATGGATGAGAGCTTTTCGGAAATGCTGCTGCGGAAGATTGACGAAAGCGGCATGACGGATACTCAGTGTTACAAGAAGGCAAACATTGACCGGAAACTCTTCTCGAAGATCCGTTCGGATAAATTCTATAAGCCATCCAAACCTACGGTGCTGGCATTTGCCCTGGCTTTGGAACTGCCGCTTGCCCAGATGCAGGAGATGCTCGGCAAGGCAGGGTTTACCCTTTCCCGTTCGAGCAAATTCGATATCATTGTAGAATATTTTGTCGAACGGGGAAACTACAATGTGTATGAAATCAACGAGGCACTGTTTGCTTTTGACCAGAGCCTGATCGGAGCATAA
- a CDS encoding MarR family transcriptional regulator: MEYLNKVLGIEVVYMNGKFEHLPNFIVTRYRLQRVSMNGQGVIFLYPKTELEQVEVLKKQIARIQKNENLPVVLVLNELSFRQKEYLIREKIPFIVEGRQIYLPFMALYLQERCNAEKKPREEILPSAQMLLLHFIYGGAQELSTSQAAKDLELTPTSISRASRQLEEMGLLHIRKAGVQRILYSEDSPKMLFQKTGDTLLNPVKRTVYIPKELVGTDLLESGYSALAEYSMLNAPNVRCYAAERISQWKDVMTNSLQNSQVQVAVEMWRYNPRKLSMRNAVDELSLALALREDADERVEEAVEEMLNELWRKIDGYRN, encoded by the coding sequence ATGGAGTATCTCAATAAAGTCCTCGGAATTGAAGTTGTCTATATGAATGGTAAGTTTGAGCATTTGCCCAATTTTATAGTCACAAGGTATCGCTTGCAGAGGGTGTCTATGAATGGACAAGGGGTGATTTTCCTTTATCCGAAGACAGAATTAGAGCAGGTCGAAGTGCTGAAAAAGCAGATTGCTCGGATACAAAAAAATGAGAATTTGCCAGTTGTGCTGGTGCTAAATGAACTTAGCTTTCGTCAGAAAGAATATTTGATTCGTGAAAAAATTCCTTTCATCGTAGAAGGAAGGCAGATTTATTTGCCTTTCATGGCACTGTATTTGCAGGAACGATGCAATGCTGAAAAGAAGCCACGGGAAGAAATACTTCCATCGGCGCAGATGCTTCTACTGCATTTCATTTATGGAGGCGCACAGGAACTGTCTACAAGTCAGGCTGCGAAAGACTTGGAACTGACACCTACTTCTATATCAAGGGCATCGAGACAACTTGAAGAAATGGGATTGCTGCATATCAGGAAAGCAGGTGTGCAGCGGATTCTGTACTCTGAGGATTCTCCGAAAATGCTTTTCCAAAAAACAGGAGATACCCTGCTGAATCCAGTAAAACGAACGGTTTATATTCCGAAAGAATTGGTGGGAACAGACCTGCTGGAAAGCGGATATTCGGCATTGGCAGAGTATTCCATGCTGAATGCACCGAATGTCAGATGTTACGCAGCAGAAAGAATCTCTCAATGGAAAGATGTTATGACCAATAGCTTGCAGAATTCGCAGGTGCAAGTGGCCGTAGAGATGTGGAGATACAATCCACGAAAATTGTCTATGCGAAATGCTGTAGATGAACTTTCATTGGCTTTGGCATTGAGAGAAGATGCGGATGAACGAGTTGAAGAAGCAGTGGAAGAAATGCTGAATGAACTGTGGAGGAAGATAGATGGTTACAGGAATTGA
- a CDS encoding ATP-binding protein: MIEQQIAEATECDFKVALETRKPKSWLKSVSAFSNGIGGTLFFGISDDRKPVGLSNVQKDAEARFLTNAGKLMTDQHTVYNSRMFCTRWNGLGKGSIFDDALDDKEYDIYIIRSMRRNPVIADLFHRMKYMERRGSGLRKIISETEKLPGYTAAYKPEFSSTATDFRVILKNVNYQLSQKNLVSDQDGDQVSEQAKSPDIPHTVLDFCITEKSKQEICSFIGYRNLTYFTRKYLNPLLASGQLKMTIPAKPNSRKQKYITVRTE, encoded by the coding sequence ATGATAGAACAGCAAATTGCCGAAGCAACGGAATGTGATTTCAAAGTTGCTCTCGAAACACGAAAACCCAAAAGCTGGTTGAAAAGCGTCAGTGCTTTTTCCAATGGAATTGGTGGAACTTTGTTTTTCGGAATTTCTGATGATCGGAAACCTGTTGGATTATCTAATGTTCAAAAGGATGCTGAAGCAAGATTCTTAACCAACGCCGGAAAACTCATGACCGATCAACACACGGTTTATAACTCCCGTATGTTCTGTACCAGATGGAACGGCTTAGGCAAAGGTTCTATCTTTGATGATGCTTTAGACGATAAGGAATACGATATTTACATTATCCGTTCCATGCGGCGAAACCCTGTAATTGCTGACCTGTTCCACCGCATGAAATACATGGAACGCCGTGGAAGTGGCCTACGCAAAATCATCAGCGAAACCGAAAAATTACCTGGATATACAGCGGCATATAAGCCTGAATTTTCCTCAACAGCGACAGATTTCAGGGTCATCTTGAAAAATGTAAATTACCAACTTAGTCAGAAAAACTTAGTCAGTGACCAAGATGGTGACCAAGTTAGTGAGCAAGCTAAATCACCAGACATCCCACACACAGTTTTGGATTTTTGTATAACAGAAAAAAGTAAGCAAGAAATTTGCTCATTTATTGGTTATCGAAATCTCACTTATTTTACAAGAAAATATTTGAATCCACTACTGGCAAGCGGTCAGCTCAAAATGACTATTCCAGCTAAACCCAACAGCCGCAAACAAAAATATATTACCGTCCGTACCGAATAA